The proteins below come from a single Paludibacter jiangxiensis genomic window:
- a CDS encoding DHH family phosphoesterase — MLTKIIDKHKVDETLSQIENAKQIAIVTHMSPDGDAVGSALGLYQHLLTCGKKVSVIVPNRFPDFLAWMPGAENVLVYDEMKEQTEIALKKCDLLFALDFNTLTRIGNLNSIVKNLACKKILIDHHRDPDDFCNVVISYPKIASTSELVFRLIYSMGFFPQMTLSCAECLYSGMMTDTGAFTFNSNDPEIYYIISELLKKGVDKDAIYSKVYNTYSVDRLRLMGYTLGQKMEILPEYHTAIITLTKAELDKFNYKEGDTEGFVNIPLSIKGIVFSVLVKEGKDMVKLSLRSRGTFPVNKVASTLFNGGGHINASGGESYESMKDTVKKLKAALPHYQKELEESC, encoded by the coding sequence ATGCTCACTAAGATTATAGATAAGCACAAAGTTGACGAAACTTTATCACAGATCGAAAATGCAAAGCAAATTGCAATCGTTACACACATGAGTCCGGATGGTGATGCCGTTGGATCGGCACTCGGATTGTATCAACATTTACTAACATGCGGAAAAAAAGTTTCGGTAATCGTTCCGAATCGTTTTCCTGATTTTCTTGCCTGGATGCCCGGCGCAGAAAATGTATTGGTGTATGATGAAATGAAAGAACAAACTGAAATTGCCTTGAAGAAATGTGATTTGTTGTTTGCGCTCGATTTTAACACATTGACCAGAATTGGAAATCTAAACAGCATTGTAAAGAATCTTGCATGCAAAAAGATTTTAATTGACCATCACCGCGATCCGGATGATTTTTGCAATGTAGTCATTTCGTATCCTAAAATTGCATCTACTTCGGAACTGGTCTTTCGTTTGATTTATTCGATGGGTTTCTTTCCGCAAATGACTTTATCGTGTGCAGAATGTCTCTATTCCGGAATGATGACGGATACAGGTGCGTTTACTTTTAATTCAAACGATCCTGAGATCTATTATATCATCTCCGAACTGCTAAAAAAAGGTGTAGATAAAGATGCGATTTACTCAAAAGTCTATAATACGTATTCCGTTGATAGATTGAGACTTATGGGCTATACACTTGGACAGAAGATGGAGATCTTGCCCGAATATCATACTGCAATCATCACATTAACAAAAGCCGAACTCGATAAATTCAACTACAAAGAAGGTGATACCGAGGGTTTTGTAAATATTCCGTTGAGTATCAAAGGAATTGTATTCTCTGTGCTGGTGAAAGAAGGCAAAGATATGGTAAAACTGTCACTTCGTTCACGGGGAACTTTCCCGGTAAACAAGGTTGCATCTACGCTTTTTAATGGCGGCGGACATATAAATGCTTCGGGCGGTGAGAGCTACGAATCGATGAAGGATACCGTTAAAAAACTGAAGGCGGCACTCCCCCATTACCAGAAAGAATTAGAGGAATCCTGCTAA
- a CDS encoding ExbD/TolR family protein produces the protein MIIKRKREMQPEVYTASLNDIMFFLLLFFLIVSTLVNPSVIQLVLPKATANVQKMSKQTINISIKEDPEGLRYYLNDLPIALVQIQPTIQQMVANTSDATVILRADRTIQLQDLVSVLDIGHQLHVKMILATQKE, from the coding sequence ATGATTATCAAACGTAAACGGGAAATGCAACCCGAAGTCTATACGGCTTCGTTGAATGACATCATGTTTTTTCTGTTGCTTTTCTTCCTGATTGTTTCTACTCTTGTAAACCCATCGGTTATTCAATTGGTATTACCAAAAGCAACGGCCAATGTGCAAAAAATGTCGAAACAAACCATCAATATCTCTATCAAAGAAGATCCTGAAGGTTTGCGCTATTATTTGAACGACCTTCCTATAGCACTTGTACAAATTCAACCGACAATACAACAGATGGTTGCAAATACATCCGATGCTACCGTTATATTACGTGCTGACCGTACCATCCAATTACAGGATTTGGTTTCGGTATTGGACATTGGACACCAATTACATGTTAAAATGATTTTGGCTACCCAAAAAGAGTAA
- a CDS encoding adenylosuccinate synthase, with amino-acid sequence MKVDVLLGLQWGDEGKGKVVDVLTPKYGVVARFQGGPNAGHTLEFEGQKYVLRSIPSGIFQGNKINIIGNGVVLDPALFKVEVEGLEASGHDLTKRLLISKKAHLILPTHRLLDAAYEAAKGDAKIGTTGKGIGPTYTDKISRNGVRVGDLLHNFDKKYAAAIARHKAMLAQYNYPLDQLETIEKEWFAGIEVLKKFQFIDSEHEVNNYIAKGNSILAEGAQGTMLDIDFGSYPFVTSSNTICAGVCTGLGVAPRNIGEVFGIFKAYCTRVGSGPFPTELHDEIGQKIRDLGHEYGSVTGRPRRCGWVDLVALKYAIMINGVTQLIMMKSDVLDDFDAIKACVAYKMNGEEIDYFPYEADDSIEPIYAELPGWKCDMTKMQHENEFPEEFNAYVDFLEKELKTPIKVVSVGPDRKQTIFRG; translated from the coding sequence ATGAAAGTTGATGTTCTGTTAGGCCTTCAGTGGGGCGACGAAGGAAAAGGAAAAGTAGTTGACGTACTCACACCCAAATATGGTGTGGTGGCTCGATTTCAGGGCGGTCCGAATGCAGGACATACCCTCGAATTCGAAGGTCAGAAATATGTATTAAGATCAATTCCTTCCGGAATTTTTCAGGGCAACAAAATCAATATTATCGGTAATGGGGTAGTGCTTGATCCGGCTCTCTTCAAAGTTGAAGTTGAAGGTCTCGAAGCTTCCGGTCACGATCTGACGAAACGTCTCCTCATTTCAAAGAAAGCTCACTTAATTTTGCCAACACACCGTCTGTTAGATGCAGCCTATGAGGCCGCTAAAGGTGATGCTAAAATTGGAACCACAGGTAAGGGCATCGGTCCGACATACACAGATAAGATTAGTCGTAATGGTGTAAGGGTAGGGGATTTGCTCCATAATTTTGATAAAAAATATGCAGCTGCCATTGCTCGCCATAAGGCTATGCTGGCTCAATACAACTATCCTCTCGATCAATTGGAAACGATTGAAAAAGAATGGTTTGCCGGAATTGAAGTGCTGAAAAAATTCCAATTCATAGATAGCGAGCACGAAGTAAACAACTATATTGCAAAAGGTAATTCAATTCTTGCAGAAGGTGCTCAGGGTACCATGCTTGATATTGATTTCGGTTCTTATCCATTTGTTACTTCGTCAAACACAATTTGTGCAGGAGTTTGCACAGGATTGGGCGTAGCTCCGAGAAATATCGGTGAAGTATTTGGAATTTTCAAAGCATATTGTACCCGTGTGGGTAGTGGTCCTTTCCCTACTGAATTGCACGACGAAATTGGTCAGAAAATCAGAGATTTAGGCCATGAATATGGTTCTGTAACCGGACGTCCGCGTCGTTGTGGCTGGGTCGATTTGGTTGCTTTGAAATATGCGATTATGATCAATGGCGTTACTCAATTAATCATGATGAAGAGCGATGTACTGGACGATTTCGATGCCATCAAAGCTTGTGTAGCTTACAAAATGAATGGAGAGGAAATCGACTATTTCCCTTACGAGGCAGATGATTCTATCGAACCGATTTATGCAGAACTACCGGGCTGGAAATGCGATATGACCAAAATGCAGCATGAAAACGAGTTTCCTGAAGAATTCAATGCTTATGTTGATTTTCTTGAAAAAGAACTCAAGACTCCAATTAAAGTCGTTTCTGTTGGACCCGATAGAAAACAAACAATTTTCAGAGGATAA
- a CDS encoding VOC family protein has protein sequence MDFKFVHNNINVFDLQKSLAFYDKALGLKEVRRINAPDDSFIIVYLSDNQTNHRLELTWLRDRTEPYDLGDNEIHIAFTTQHYQEAHQLHQQMECICFENEAMGIYFIEDPDGYWVEILPER, from the coding sequence ATGGATTTCAAATTTGTACATAACAACATCAATGTCTTCGATCTTCAGAAGAGCTTGGCCTTTTACGATAAGGCGCTGGGGCTGAAAGAAGTTCGACGGATCAATGCTCCGGATGATAGTTTTATAATCGTATATTTATCGGACAATCAGACAAATCATCGATTAGAATTAACATGGTTAAGGGATCGAACCGAACCCTATGATTTAGGAGATAATGAAATACACATCGCTTTTACGACACAGCATTATCAGGAAGCGCATCAGCTTCACCAGCAAATGGAGTGTATCTGTTTCGAAAATGAAGCAATGGGGATTTATTTCATAGAAGATCCGGATGGATATTGGGTTGAAATCCTACCCGAAAGATAA
- a CDS encoding succinate dehydrogenase/fumarate reductase iron-sulfur subunit, which produces MEKTINITLKIWRQKGPQAKGAFESYQLSNISTDSSFLEMLDVLNEKLVSEKKEPVVFDHDCREGICGMCSLYINGHPHGPDEDVTTCQLHMRKFKDGETITIEPWRSRAFPVIKDLMVDRSAYDKIMQAGGFISISTGGVPDANAIPISKEKADEAMDAASCIGCGACAAACKNGSAMLFVAAKVSQLALLPQGKIEAARRAKAMVSKMDELGFGNCTNTGACEAECPKNVSISHIARLNREFLVAKLKD; this is translated from the coding sequence ATGGAAAAAACAATTAATATAACCCTGAAAATATGGCGTCAGAAAGGGCCTCAGGCTAAAGGCGCTTTTGAAAGCTACCAGTTGAGCAATATTTCTACCGATAGCTCATTTTTGGAAATGCTCGACGTATTGAACGAAAAGTTAGTTTCTGAGAAAAAAGAACCGGTAGTATTTGACCACGACTGTCGCGAAGGTATCTGCGGTATGTGTTCTCTTTATATCAATGGTCACCCACACGGACCAGATGAAGACGTAACTACCTGTCAGTTGCACATGCGTAAGTTCAAAGACGGCGAAACTATTACCATCGAACCGTGGCGTTCTCGAGCTTTCCCTGTAATCAAAGACCTTATGGTGGATCGTAGCGCTTACGATAAGATTATGCAGGCTGGTGGTTTTATTTCAATCAGCACCGGTGGTGTTCCTGACGCGAATGCAATTCCTATTTCGAAAGAAAAAGCTGACGAAGCTATGGATGCTGCATCTTGCATCGGTTGTGGAGCTTGTGCTGCCGCTTGTAAAAACGGTTCTGCTATGTTGTTCGTTGCTGCTAAAGTTAGCCAGTTGGCTCTGTTGCCACAGGGTAAAATTGAAGCTGCTCGTCGTGCAAAAGCAATGGTTTCTAAAATGGATGAGCTTGGTTTCGGTAACTGTACCAACACAGGTGCTTGCGAAGCTGAATGTCCTAAAAATGTTTCCATTTCGCACATTGCACGTCTGAACCGTGAGTTCCTTGTTGCAAAACTGAAAGACTAA
- a CDS encoding NAD kinase, producing the protein MKIALFGNTFRQEAIDTATHLLTTLQKKNIEVLIEASFFDFLKNAGCDITVSPENTINDGDFSADIALSLGGDGTFLNTAKHVGSKGIPILGINAGRLGFLSDVADNEIEAALDEIVNHQYQIEERSVLQLITDNSDWQEYAFALNEIALLKQDTSSMMTIHVSVKGELLNSYRADGLIISTPTGSTAYSMSVGGPIVVPQSNTFILAPVASHTLSIRPLIIPDNWELEISISSRSKSFLVALDGRSDVFPQSTNLKIRKAEHTVKVLKRANHTFFNTLKSKLMWGADKRME; encoded by the coding sequence ATGAAAATAGCTCTCTTCGGAAATACTTTTCGTCAGGAAGCCATAGATACTGCAACGCATTTATTGACAACCTTACAAAAGAAAAATATTGAGGTATTGATTGAAGCATCGTTTTTTGATTTTCTGAAGAACGCGGGATGCGATATTACAGTTTCACCAGAGAATACAATTAATGATGGAGATTTCTCCGCGGATATAGCTCTGAGCCTTGGAGGAGATGGTACGTTTCTGAATACGGCAAAACATGTTGGAAGTAAAGGAATTCCCATTTTAGGAATTAACGCCGGGCGTTTGGGGTTTTTGAGCGATGTGGCGGACAATGAAATTGAGGCTGCTCTTGATGAGATTGTTAATCATCAATATCAAATTGAAGAACGTTCTGTACTACAATTAATAACAGATAATTCAGATTGGCAGGAATATGCTTTTGCGTTGAACGAAATTGCATTGCTAAAGCAAGATACGTCATCTATGATGACCATTCATGTTAGCGTCAAAGGAGAATTATTGAATTCCTACAGGGCTGACGGTTTGATTATTTCTACTCCTACCGGTTCCACTGCCTATTCTATGAGTGTTGGTGGCCCGATTGTTGTCCCTCAATCAAACACGTTCATTCTTGCGCCGGTAGCCTCTCACACATTGAGTATAAGACCTTTAATTATCCCGGATAATTGGGAACTGGAAATTTCCATCAGCAGCCGCTCTAAAAGTTTTCTTGTGGCCCTTGACGGACGTTCCGATGTTTTTCCCCAAAGCACCAACCTGAAAATACGGAAAGCGGAGCATACGGTCAAAGTATTGAAGAGAGCCAACCACACTTTCTTTAATACGCTAAAATCCAAATTAATGTGGGGTGCTGACAAACGAATGGAATAA
- a CDS encoding MotA/TolQ/ExbB proton channel family protein codes for MNLMLILQAVAQLPTTTPVTSEKTETMFDIVLKGGWILAPIAFLLLVAVYVIIVRSFELHKSSKTKNLVDKIAPMLKEGNIDKAITVCESSNMPIGEVLTCGLKNLGNPVSDIKDSMEAEARQQVDDMSQGMNYLAIISSVAPMFGFLGTIFGVIKIFYSISLTDNISIGGISGGLYQKMISSAAGLLVGIIAFSAYHILNGRIDRIISSMERQSNQFLNLLRNK; via the coding sequence ATGAACTTAATGCTTATCCTGCAGGCTGTTGCACAGCTTCCTACCACAACTCCGGTTACTTCTGAAAAAACCGAAACTATGTTTGACATCGTCTTAAAAGGTGGTTGGATTTTAGCTCCTATTGCATTTTTGCTTTTAGTAGCTGTTTACGTCATTATTGTTCGTTCATTTGAACTACATAAATCGTCAAAAACTAAGAATCTGGTAGATAAGATTGCCCCGATGCTAAAAGAAGGCAATATAGACAAAGCCATTACAGTTTGCGAAAGCAGCAATATGCCTATTGGAGAGGTACTTACCTGTGGATTGAAAAATCTTGGTAACCCGGTAAGCGACATCAAAGATTCGATGGAAGCAGAAGCCCGCCAACAGGTGGATGACATGAGCCAGGGCATGAATTATTTAGCCATTATCTCTTCTGTTGCTCCGATGTTCGGTTTTCTTGGAACAATTTTCGGGGTTATCAAAATTTTCTATAGCATTTCATTGACCGACAATATCAGTATTGGTGGTATCTCCGGAGGTCTTTATCAAAAGATGATCTCTTCGGCCGCCGGTCTGTTGGTTGGTATTATTGCATTCTCGGCCTATCATATTCTCAACGGCCGTATCGACCGAATCATTTCCAGCATGGAACGTCAGAGCAATCAGTTCCTGAATTTGCTTCGTAATAAATAA
- the fmt gene encoding methionyl-tRNA formyltransferase — translation MNKKDLRIVYMGTPDFAVESLRVLVENDYNVVGVITMPDKPAGRGYKIQFSPVKQYALEKGLTLLQPEKLKDPVFLDELKSLNADLQIVVAFRMLPEAVWNMPRFGTFNLHASLLPQYRGAAPINWAVINGDTETGVTTFFLTHEIDTGNIILQEKVAIEETENAGDIHDKLMITGSKLVQKTVDMIIDENVSSMPQPATMTLKAAPKIFKETCKIDWNQNTATVYNFIRGLAPYPAAWSLLKTENGDELNVKIFETEKELTTHTLTCGSIVIESPKQVKVAVIDGFIRLKSIQVAGKKRMSVEDFLRGNKLTEAYKFE, via the coding sequence ATGAATAAGAAAGATTTAAGGATAGTTTATATGGGTACTCCCGACTTTGCTGTGGAGAGCCTTCGTGTTTTAGTGGAAAATGATTATAATGTTGTGGGTGTGATTACTATGCCCGACAAACCAGCCGGGCGTGGATACAAAATCCAATTCTCACCGGTCAAACAATATGCATTAGAAAAAGGGTTAACTCTCTTACAACCGGAAAAACTGAAAGATCCTGTTTTTCTGGACGAATTAAAATCATTAAATGCTGATTTACAGATTGTGGTTGCATTTCGGATGCTTCCTGAGGCTGTTTGGAATATGCCTCGTTTTGGAACTTTCAACCTTCATGCATCACTTTTACCTCAATATCGTGGTGCCGCTCCAATCAACTGGGCGGTTATCAACGGTGATACTGAAACCGGAGTAACGACATTCTTTCTGACTCACGAAATTGACACCGGAAATATTATTTTACAAGAAAAAGTAGCTATTGAAGAAACAGAAAACGCTGGGGATATTCATGATAAACTCATGATAACTGGATCTAAGCTGGTACAAAAGACTGTGGATATGATCATTGATGAGAATGTATCTTCTATGCCCCAGCCTGCAACTATGACATTGAAAGCGGCCCCGAAAATTTTCAAAGAGACCTGCAAAATTGATTGGAACCAAAATACTGCGACTGTCTATAATTTTATCCGGGGATTAGCACCCTACCCTGCCGCATGGTCTTTATTGAAGACAGAAAACGGAGACGAACTGAATGTTAAAATCTTTGAAACGGAAAAAGAGCTAACAACGCATACGCTTACCTGCGGGAGTATCGTGATTGAATCTCCCAAGCAGGTAAAAGTAGCTGTTATTGATGGTTTTATCCGGT
- a CDS encoding energy transducer TonB family protein produces the protein MRKSKIYGLTGTTLFATLLLLLFFLVRIVSIQDNYTEPVEINLGDAEDGVGAAVTNPAPPTQAVPPPPSHTKQQASDDENLATQANESPVQTVEKKKTTVKKQTAKELEDNRKKIQQELMKQQQVKAQAAQQAAITDKARKMGSVFGSNHGNGSGDGQKGDGIKGNPLGKVGGTGSVVANVSGRSITSTPSPSYNSNDEGKVTVNVTVNKDGNVIRAYIGSATTSSDALREAALQAARRSKFSSGSNEAIGTITYRFILK, from the coding sequence ATGAGGAAATCAAAAATATACGGTCTTACAGGTACAACTTTATTTGCAACCCTGTTATTGCTTTTATTTTTTCTGGTTCGAATTGTCTCCATTCAGGACAATTACACTGAGCCGGTAGAAATCAATCTCGGAGATGCGGAAGATGGGGTAGGGGCTGCTGTTACTAATCCTGCACCTCCTACTCAGGCAGTTCCACCTCCTCCATCTCACACAAAACAACAGGCCAGTGATGACGAAAACTTAGCTACACAGGCTAATGAATCTCCTGTGCAAACAGTAGAAAAAAAGAAAACAACTGTCAAAAAACAGACCGCTAAAGAGCTGGAAGATAACAGAAAAAAGATTCAGCAGGAACTGATGAAGCAGCAGCAAGTGAAAGCTCAGGCTGCACAACAGGCGGCTATTACCGATAAAGCCAGAAAAATGGGCAGTGTATTCGGTTCAAATCACGGTAATGGTAGCGGAGACGGACAGAAAGGAGATGGCATAAAAGGAAATCCCTTAGGTAAAGTCGGAGGTACCGGAAGTGTGGTCGCCAATGTTTCAGGGCGATCGATAACATCAACACCCAGTCCTTCATACAATTCTAATGATGAAGGAAAAGTAACTGTGAATGTGACTGTTAATAAGGATGGAAATGTAATCAGAGCATATATTGGCTCGGCGACAACATCCAGCGATGCACTTCGTGAAGCAGCATTACAAGCTGCCCGCAGAAGTAAATTTTCTTCCGGTTCCAATGAAGCTATAGGAACAATTACATATCGTTTCATTCTTAAATAG
- a CDS encoding DJ-1 family glyoxalase III, whose translation MLNRKGTFIFLANGFEEIEAVATIDVLRRGNVPVTIVSITKDLKVTGAHNINIVADTFFEDVAFDGSELLILPGGMPGAQNLQNHEALGKLLQAHFEQNKLVAAICAAPKVFGHLNILNGKNATCYPGFENELTGAVLSNNGTVKDGNVVTAKGPAFAIEFGLQLVEILQGKEVADKIAQGMLMR comes from the coding sequence ATGTTAAATAGGAAAGGGACATTTATCTTTTTAGCCAATGGCTTTGAGGAGATTGAAGCGGTTGCTACTATTGATGTTCTCCGAAGGGGGAACGTACCTGTGACAATCGTTTCGATCACAAAAGATCTGAAAGTTACCGGAGCCCACAACATTAATATTGTGGCGGATACTTTTTTTGAAGATGTAGCTTTTGACGGTAGTGAGCTACTAATTCTGCCAGGTGGAATGCCTGGTGCGCAAAATCTTCAAAATCACGAAGCACTAGGAAAATTACTTCAGGCACATTTTGAACAGAATAAATTGGTTGCAGCAATTTGTGCCGCGCCAAAAGTTTTTGGACATCTTAATATATTGAACGGAAAGAATGCAACTTGTTATCCCGGATTCGAAAATGAATTAACGGGAGCTGTGCTTTCAAATAATGGGACCGTAAAAGACGGAAATGTGGTTACGGCTAAAGGACCAGCTTTTGCCATTGAGTTCGGTCTTCAGTTGGTAGAAATTCTCCAGGGGAAAGAGGTAGCAGATAAAATTGCTCAGGGAATGCTAATGAGGTAA
- a CDS encoding pyridoxine 5'-phosphate synthase has translation MTKLSVNINKIATLRNARGGNAPDVLKVATDCQLFGAEGITVHPRPDERHIRYADVYALRPIVTTEFNIEGYPSPEFIDLVCKVKPEQVTLVPDAHDAITSSAGWDTIAHAAFLKEVVAEFQSHGIRVSIFIDTNPDNIRNAALTETDRIELYTEPYATNYVLSPDQAVAPFVEAAKVAREVGLGVNAGHDLSLVNLSYLHKNIPWMAEVSIGHALICDALYLGLEQTINSYKKQLL, from the coding sequence ATGACGAAGTTAAGTGTTAATATCAACAAAATAGCAACTCTTCGTAATGCAAGAGGAGGCAACGCGCCGGATGTGTTAAAAGTTGCAACTGATTGTCAATTATTTGGGGCTGAAGGCATAACCGTACATCCAAGACCTGATGAGCGACATATTCGTTATGCTGACGTATATGCATTGCGTCCGATTGTTACTACCGAATTCAATATTGAAGGTTATCCTTCACCTGAATTTATAGATTTGGTTTGTAAGGTCAAACCCGAACAGGTAACATTAGTGCCGGATGCTCACGATGCCATTACCTCCAGTGCCGGATGGGATACAATTGCGCATGCAGCCTTTCTAAAAGAAGTTGTAGCGGAATTTCAATCGCACGGCATTCGTGTGTCAATCTTTATTGATACCAACCCTGATAATATACGTAATGCCGCGTTGACTGAAACCGATAGAATTGAATTGTATACAGAACCTTATGCTACAAATTACGTTCTTTCTCCAGACCAGGCAGTTGCTCCCTTTGTTGAAGCTGCAAAGGTAGCTCGTGAAGTGGGTTTGGGTGTTAATGCAGGTCACGATTTAAGTCTGGTGAATCTTAGCTACCTTCACAAGAACATTCCCTGGATGGCCGAAGTATCAATAGGTCATGCACTCATTTGTGATGCCTTATATTTAGGTTTGGAACAAACAATAAATTCATATAAAAAGCAGTTATTGTAA